The following proteins are co-located in the Bosea sp. AS-1 genome:
- a CDS encoding FAD-dependent oxidoreductase, which produces MSDATAKAAKPAVLTPDLCVIGAGARGIALATAAAAFGVPVVLIEREAAGGRHIELAAKALIEAAARAQDLREAGRLGIQADPPRVNDAQIHDHIQRALAVTLANQRPERLAVLGIRLIRGEAHFTGRGSLKVGDITVKARRFAIATGSRTELPALPGLASLDPALILTGDDLPALTRLPERLAVLGGGASAVALAQAFARLGSTVTLICPTGILPEHDAEAVMTLRQRLLREGVRLHEDGEIAHVESHRTGLGLTVTGLAGESAIEVSRLLVAGHRKPDIEALDLDLAGVRSDAAGATVDKSLRTDNRRIYALGSCAGGAAAGSRDFASDDQIGLVLRSVLFRRNGSLDRASHPRIAWCRPEIASVGDWQAAKDARPGTLRFLRWPFAEAPGAAAAGRSEGYVKLVTDRKGRLRGVTIVGDGAGELIMPWSIALKAGLDVQAMAEGAFPALAASAASRSAALTFHGPATTSPGLRRLIGFLRRFG; this is translated from the coding sequence GTGAGCGATGCGACGGCCAAGGCGGCGAAACCCGCCGTACTGACACCCGATCTTTGCGTCATCGGCGCAGGCGCCAGGGGCATCGCGCTGGCGACGGCGGCTGCCGCCTTCGGCGTGCCGGTCGTGCTGATCGAGCGCGAAGCTGCGGGCGGGCGGCACATCGAGCTTGCTGCCAAAGCGCTCATCGAGGCTGCTGCACGCGCGCAAGACCTGCGCGAGGCTGGCCGGCTCGGCATCCAGGCCGATCCCCCGCGCGTGAACGATGCGCAGATCCACGACCATATCCAGCGAGCGCTGGCCGTCACTCTCGCCAACCAGCGGCCGGAACGGCTTGCCGTGCTGGGCATCCGTCTGATCCGGGGCGAGGCCCATTTCACCGGACGCGGCAGCCTCAAGGTCGGGGACATCACGGTGAAGGCCCGGCGCTTCGCCATCGCGACCGGATCGCGGACCGAACTTCCGGCGCTGCCTGGACTGGCAAGCCTTGATCCGGCGCTGATCCTGACCGGAGACGACCTGCCCGCGCTGACGCGTCTGCCGGAGCGGCTCGCGGTCCTCGGTGGAGGCGCTTCCGCCGTCGCACTGGCACAGGCCTTTGCGCGGCTCGGCAGCACCGTCACCCTGATCTGCCCCACCGGTATTCTGCCGGAACATGATGCCGAGGCGGTGATGACCCTGCGCCAACGGCTCCTGCGCGAAGGCGTGAGACTGCACGAGGACGGCGAGATCGCGCATGTCGAAAGCCACCGCACGGGCCTGGGCCTGACCGTCACGGGGCTTGCCGGCGAGAGCGCGATCGAGGTTTCACGCCTCCTCGTCGCCGGCCACAGAAAGCCCGACATCGAAGCGCTCGACCTCGACCTCGCCGGCGTCCGTAGCGATGCTGCCGGCGCGACGGTCGACAAGAGCCTGCGGACCGATAATCGCCGAATCTACGCGCTGGGGAGCTGCGCCGGCGGAGCAGCAGCAGGATCGCGCGATTTCGCCAGCGACGACCAGATCGGGCTGGTGCTGCGCAGTGTGCTGTTTCGCCGCAATGGCTCGCTCGACCGGGCCAGCCATCCCCGCATCGCCTGGTGCCGGCCGGAAATCGCATCGGTCGGCGACTGGCAGGCGGCCAAGGACGCACGGCCGGGCACGCTGCGCTTCCTGCGCTGGCCCTTTGCCGAGGCACCGGGAGCGGCTGCAGCCGGCAGGAGCGAGGGTTATGTCAAACTCGTCACCGACCGGAAGGGGCGTCTGCGCGGCGTCACCATCGTCGGGGACGGCGCAGGCGAGCTGATCATGCCCTGGAGCATCGCCCTGAAGGCAGGCCTCGATGTCCAAGCCATGGCGGAGGGCGCCTTTCCGGCGCTGGCGGCCTCCGCAGCATCCCGCAGCGCGGCGCTGACGTTCCATGGACCTGCGACGACGAGCCCCGGCCTGCGCCGGCTCATCGGCTTTCTGCGCCGTTTCGGCTAA
- a CDS encoding HAMP domain-containing sensor histidine kinase: MHEPGSPRHDLSISMPRGLTRLGLSAKLLLVTVLFVMLAEVLIYVPSIANFRRNWLNDRIAAAQVAALVLEGAPEDGLPEGSENRLLMGVGARAIAARVGGARRLLSLDSMPPPEVARSVDLRNLDWWTSIREAISVLIAPATMPIRVVGEAVGGADFVEIVIDEAPLRRAMLKFSWSLLLISLLLIGLTALAVYIALNSLIVGPIRQLAANVMEFEAEPENPQRVIEPSLRADEIGEAERALARMQMTLAGELRTKKHLAELGLAVSKINHDLRNMLAAAQLMSDQLVETRDAKIRRFAPRLIATLGRAIEFCQATLAYGRAAEATPAIRQVTLRQLVAEQAELLGLPDNKQLRFDNQVPAELTAACDPDQMARVLTNLMRNAIQALTQAGAEAGSQPLLTVTGAPTNGSVTLRVIDNGPGVPQRARANLFQAFRGSVTPGGTGLGLAVAAELVRLHGGTIELEPSPVGAVFRVSLPLRRGNGH, encoded by the coding sequence ATGCACGAGCCCGGCTCGCCCAGACACGACCTGTCGATCAGCATGCCGCGCGGCCTGACGCGACTCGGCCTCTCGGCCAAGCTCCTGCTCGTCACCGTGCTGTTCGTGATGCTGGCGGAGGTGCTGATCTATGTTCCCTCCATCGCGAATTTCCGGCGCAACTGGCTGAACGACCGGATCGCGGCGGCACAGGTCGCGGCGCTGGTGCTGGAAGGCGCGCCCGAGGACGGGCTGCCGGAAGGCAGCGAGAACCGGCTGCTGATGGGCGTCGGCGCGCGGGCGATCGCCGCCCGCGTCGGCGGCGCGCGCCGGCTGCTCAGCCTCGACTCGATGCCACCACCCGAGGTCGCGCGCTCCGTCGACCTGCGCAATCTCGACTGGTGGACCTCGATCCGCGAGGCCATTTCAGTGCTGATCGCACCGGCCACCATGCCGATCCGCGTCGTCGGCGAGGCCGTCGGCGGGGCAGACTTCGTCGAGATCGTCATCGATGAGGCGCCGCTCCGGCGGGCGATGCTGAAATTCTCCTGGAGCCTGCTACTGATCTCGTTGCTGCTGATCGGCCTCACGGCGCTTGCCGTCTACATCGCGCTCAATTCCCTGATCGTCGGCCCGATCCGGCAGCTCGCCGCCAATGTGATGGAGTTCGAAGCCGAACCCGAGAACCCGCAGCGCGTCATCGAACCGTCGCTCAGGGCCGACGAGATCGGCGAGGCGGAACGCGCGCTTGCCCGCATGCAGATGACACTCGCCGGCGAGTTGCGCACCAAGAAGCACCTCGCCGAACTCGGCCTCGCCGTCAGCAAGATCAATCACGACCTGCGCAACATGCTGGCAGCGGCGCAGCTCATGTCCGATCAACTCGTCGAGACGCGCGACGCCAAGATCCGCCGCTTCGCGCCGCGGTTGATCGCGACGCTGGGCCGCGCCATCGAATTCTGCCAGGCCACCCTCGCCTATGGCCGCGCGGCAGAGGCGACCCCAGCGATCCGGCAGGTCACGCTACGCCAGCTCGTCGCCGAGCAGGCTGAGTTGCTGGGCCTGCCCGACAACAAGCAACTGCGCTTCGACAATCAGGTGCCGGCCGAGCTCACCGCGGCCTGTGACCCCGACCAGATGGCGCGCGTGCTGACCAATCTGATGCGCAATGCCATCCAGGCCCTCACCCAGGCAGGCGCGGAAGCCGGCAGCCAGCCGTTGCTGACCGTGACCGGGGCTCCCACGAACGGGTCGGTGACGCTGCGCGTCATCGACAACGGCCCGGGCGTGCCACAGCGGGCGCGTGCCAACCTGTTCCAGGCCTTTCGCGGCTCGGTTACGCCGGGTGGCACCGGCCTCGGCCTTGCCGTCGCGGCCGAGCTCGTGCGGCTCCATGGCGGCACGATCGAGCTCGAGCCTTCACCGGTCGGAGCTGTCTTCCGCGTCTCTCTGCCGCTGCGGCGCGGCAACGGGCACTGA
- a CDS encoding helix-turn-helix transcriptional regulator has product MLSHDQIWGAIDTLAQRYGFTASGLARKAGLDATTFNRSKRTGPDGRERWPSTESIAKILVATGASLDEFMSVVMRREAAPARTIPLIGFAQAGSGGFFDDGGFPVGAGWEEVAFPGAADEKAYALEISGDSMLPLYRDGDTIIVSPTATVRRGDRVVVKTVEGEVLAKQLKRQTAKTVELASLNPEHPDRVLNLADVAFMARVIWASQ; this is encoded by the coding sequence ATGCTGTCACATGACCAGATCTGGGGGGCGATCGACACGCTCGCCCAGCGCTATGGATTCACCGCTTCGGGGCTCGCTCGCAAGGCCGGGCTCGACGCCACCACCTTCAACCGGTCCAAGCGCACGGGACCGGACGGGCGCGAGCGCTGGCCCTCGACCGAATCGATCGCGAAGATCCTGGTCGCGACGGGCGCCTCGCTCGACGAGTTCATGAGCGTGGTGATGCGGCGCGAGGCCGCGCCGGCCCGCACCATCCCGCTGATCGGCTTTGCCCAAGCCGGTTCGGGCGGTTTCTTCGACGATGGCGGCTTTCCGGTCGGTGCCGGCTGGGAGGAGGTCGCCTTCCCCGGTGCCGCCGACGAGAAGGCCTATGCGCTGGAGATTTCGGGCGATTCGATGCTGCCGCTCTATCGCGACGGCGATACCATCATCGTCTCGCCGACCGCGACGGTGCGGCGTGGCGATCGTGTCGTGGTCAAGACGGTGGAGGGCGAGGTGCTGGCCAAGCAGCTCAAGCGCCAGACCGCCAAGACGGTCGAACTTGCCTCGCTCAATCCCGAGCATCCCGACCGGGTGCTGAACCTCGCCGATGTCGCCTTCATGGCCCGCGTGATCTGGGCGAGCCAATAG
- a CDS encoding DUF952 domain-containing protein: MPLIYKICPAALWRDAEGKGRFDGAPVDLSDGYIHFSTGAQLAETAAKHFAGQDGLLLIAIDDSRLGEALRYEPSRGGALFPHLYAALDPKAIRWVAQLPLKPDGGHAIPADL; this comes from the coding sequence ATGCCGCTGATCTACAAGATATGCCCCGCTGCCCTGTGGCGCGACGCCGAAGGAAAAGGCCGCTTCGACGGCGCGCCGGTCGACCTCTCGGACGGCTACATCCATTTCTCGACCGGCGCGCAGCTCGCCGAGACCGCAGCGAAACATTTCGCCGGGCAGGACGGGCTGCTGCTGATCGCAATCGACGATTCGCGGCTGGGCGAAGCGCTGCGCTACGAGCCTTCGCGCGGCGGCGCGCTATTTCCGCATCTCTATGCGGCGCTCGACCCGAAGGCCATACGCTGGGTGGCGCAGCTGCCACTGAAACCCGATGGCGGCCACGCGATTCCGGCCGATCTCTAG
- a CDS encoding quinone-dependent dihydroorotate dehydrogenase produces MLASLFHLARPLIHRMDAETAHRMTVAALAAAPALKPSPDDPVLTTEAFGLSFPNPVGLAAGFDKHAEAIDGALGLGFGFVEVGGVTPLPQPGNPRPRVFRLAEDEAVINRYGFNSEGVEAVAKRLAARRERGGIVGVNLGANKESADREQDYAILARRLAPLADFLTINVSSPNTPGLRNLQAESALDDLVARTLAARDEAAAGSKRTPVLLKIAPDLTLPELDGMVAVARARGIDGMIVSNTTVARPETLRNAAKTETGGLSGKPLFAASTRILAETFLRVEGQFPLIGVGGIDSAEAAFAKIRAGATLVQLYSALVYKGPGLVKEIKAGLASQARRAGLPRLTALIGRDAAAIARGEGL; encoded by the coding sequence ATGCTCGCAAGCCTCTTCCACCTCGCCCGCCCTCTGATTCACCGGATGGATGCGGAGACGGCGCATCGCATGACGGTTGCAGCGCTGGCGGCGGCCCCCGCCCTGAAGCCCTCCCCCGACGATCCGGTGCTGACGACGGAAGCCTTCGGCCTGTCCTTCCCGAATCCGGTCGGGCTCGCCGCCGGCTTCGACAAGCATGCCGAGGCGATCGACGGCGCGCTGGGACTGGGCTTCGGCTTCGTCGAGGTCGGCGGGGTGACGCCGCTGCCGCAGCCCGGCAACCCGCGCCCGCGCGTCTTCCGGCTGGCCGAGGACGAGGCTGTCATCAACCGCTACGGCTTCAACAGCGAAGGGGTGGAAGCCGTCGCCAAGCGACTTGCCGCCCGGCGCGAACGGGGTGGCATCGTCGGCGTCAATCTCGGCGCCAACAAGGAGTCGGCCGATCGGGAGCAGGACTACGCCATCCTGGCGCGGCGCCTGGCGCCGCTCGCGGATTTTCTCACGATCAACGTCTCCTCGCCCAATACGCCGGGCCTGCGCAACCTGCAGGCCGAGAGCGCGCTGGACGATCTCGTCGCCCGCACGCTCGCCGCTCGCGACGAGGCCGCAGCCGGCAGCAAGCGCACGCCGGTCCTGCTCAAGATCGCCCCCGACCTGACGCTGCCCGAGCTCGACGGCATGGTCGCGGTCGCACGGGCGCGCGGCATCGACGGCATGATCGTCTCGAACACCACGGTGGCGCGGCCGGAAACGCTCCGCAATGCTGCGAAGACCGAGACCGGCGGGCTCTCGGGCAAGCCGCTCTTCGCGGCATCGACCCGTATCCTGGCCGAGACCTTCCTGCGTGTCGAAGGACAGTTTCCGCTGATCGGCGTCGGCGGCATCGATTCGGCCGAGGCCGCCTTCGCCAAGATCCGGGCCGGAGCCACGCTGGTGCAGCTCTATTCGGCGCTGGTCTACAAGGGGCCGGGGCTGGTCAAGGAGATCAAGGCCGGGCTGGCCTCGCAGGCACGCCGGGCCGGGCTGCCACGCCTCACCGCCTTGATCGGCCGCGACGCCGCCGCGATCGCGCGCGGCGAAGGGTTGTAG
- a CDS encoding DUF6460 domain-containing protein — protein MERFIGGSPLSVLVRLIFISLLVGAAMAFLGLSPRGLYEAAARFVRSITGLGFGAVREVGDWVIAGALIVVPLWLLMRLFAARK, from the coding sequence ATGGAACGGTTCATCGGCGGCTCGCCGCTCAGCGTGCTCGTCAGGCTGATCTTCATCTCGCTGCTCGTCGGCGCGGCCATGGCTTTTCTGGGCCTGTCGCCGCGCGGCCTCTACGAGGCCGCCGCCCGCTTCGTTCGCTCGATCACCGGGCTCGGCTTCGGCGCTGTCCGTGAGGTCGGTGACTGGGTCATCGCCGGTGCGCTGATCGTCGTGCCGCTCTGGCTGCTGATGCGGCTCTTCGCGGCGCGGAAGTGA
- a CDS encoding response regulator transcription factor gives MSKQPSTRIVIADDHPLFRGALRQAVSQAISGAEVSEVGSLEALTEALASGGDADLVLLDLTMPGVQGFSGLLFLRADHPEIPVIVVSANDDPAVIRRCIEFGALGFLPKTADVPQMGEAIQAVLDGGVWTPPGVDLTAPVDAEVADMVRRLSTLTPQQVRVLMMLSEGLLNKQIAYELGVSEATVKAHVSAILTKLDVDSRTQAVIAASKIAGTAWATTGTGATA, from the coding sequence ATGAGCAAGCAGCCTTCGACACGCATCGTCATCGCCGACGATCATCCGCTCTTTCGCGGTGCCCTGCGGCAGGCCGTCTCGCAAGCCATCTCCGGCGCGGAGGTCAGCGAGGTCGGTTCGCTCGAAGCCCTGACCGAGGCGCTGGCAAGCGGCGGCGACGCCGATCTCGTCCTGCTCGATCTCACCATGCCCGGTGTCCAGGGCTTTTCCGGCCTGCTCTTCCTGCGGGCCGACCATCCCGAGATCCCGGTCATCGTCGTCTCGGCCAATGACGACCCAGCCGTGATCCGCCGCTGCATCGAGTTCGGCGCGCTCGGCTTCCTGCCGAAGACGGCCGATGTCCCGCAGATGGGCGAGGCGATCCAAGCCGTGCTCGATGGCGGCGTCTGGACTCCGCCCGGCGTCGATCTCACCGCCCCCGTCGACGCCGAGGTGGCTGACATGGTCCGCCGTCTCTCGACCCTGACGCCGCAGCAGGTGCGCGTGCTGATGATGCTGTCGGAGGGACTCCTCAACAAGCAGATCGCCTATGAGCTTGGCGTCTCGGAAGCGACAGTGAAGGCGCATGTCTCGGCGATCCTGACCAAGCTCGACGTCGACAGCCGCACCCAGGCCGTGATCGCCGCCTCGAAGATCGCCGGCACCGCCTGGGCGACGACGGGCACTGGCGCGACGGCCTGA
- a CDS encoding cisplatin damage response ATP-dependent DNA ligase: MNRFAWLLDRLAYEPRRNAKLALIADYLRTTPDPDRGYALAAMTGGLVFRNAKAGLIRALIAERTDPALFALSYDYVGDLSETVALMWPARHGANAVPHLPEVVESLREAGKTDLPRLIASWLDALDETGRWALLKLITGALRIGVSARLAKTAAASIGNVLPDEVEQVWHGLEPPYVELFAWLEDRGPRPEARDPAPFRPVMLAHPIEDGDFDKLDPAEFSAEWKWDGIRVQAASGRRADGSRVTRLYSRTGEDIAGAFPDLVEELTQDGALDGELLVMRESTVQSFNTLQQRLNRKTVTAKMLGEFPAHIRVYDLLVDGEEDIRHLPFQERRKRLDAFLGRLASIRFDLSPLISFASWEKLTAARADPASAGAGADAEAVEGCMIKRRDSPYLPGRPKGYWWKWKRDARLVDCVLMYAQRGHGKRSSFYSDYTFGVWRLSEDGELELVPVGKAYFGFTDEELLEIDKYVRKNTLNRFGPVREVTHTAESGLVFEVAFEGLQRSTRHKSGLAMRFPRINRIRWDKPPNEADHIEVLEALLPTNG, from the coding sequence ATGAACCGCTTCGCCTGGCTGCTCGACCGCCTTGCCTATGAACCGCGCCGCAACGCCAAGCTGGCGCTGATCGCGGATTATCTGCGCACCACGCCCGATCCCGACCGCGGCTATGCACTGGCGGCGATGACGGGCGGTCTCGTCTTCCGCAATGCCAAGGCCGGGCTGATCCGCGCATTGATCGCCGAGCGTACCGATCCGGCGTTGTTCGCGTTGTCCTACGACTATGTCGGCGACTTGTCCGAGACCGTCGCCTTGATGTGGCCGGCTCGCCACGGCGCCAATGCCGTGCCGCATCTGCCCGAGGTGGTCGAGAGCCTGCGCGAGGCCGGCAAGACCGATCTGCCGCGCCTCATCGCCTCCTGGCTCGATGCACTCGACGAGACCGGTCGCTGGGCTCTGCTCAAGCTCATCACCGGCGCCCTGCGCATCGGCGTCTCGGCCCGCCTTGCCAAGACGGCGGCAGCGAGTATCGGCAATGTGTTGCCGGATGAGGTGGAACAGGTCTGGCATGGGCTGGAGCCGCCCTATGTCGAGCTCTTCGCCTGGCTGGAGGACAGGGGGCCGCGACCGGAGGCGCGCGATCCCGCTCCGTTCCGCCCGGTCATGCTCGCGCATCCGATCGAGGATGGTGATTTCGACAAGCTCGACCCGGCCGAGTTCAGCGCCGAGTGGAAGTGGGACGGCATCCGCGTCCAGGCTGCCAGCGGCCGGCGCGCCGATGGCAGCCGCGTCACCCGGCTCTATTCGCGCACCGGCGAGGACATCGCTGGCGCCTTCCCCGACCTCGTCGAGGAATTGACGCAGGACGGTGCGCTCGACGGCGAATTGCTGGTGATGCGCGAAAGCACGGTGCAGAGCTTCAATACGTTGCAGCAGCGACTGAATCGCAAGACGGTGACGGCGAAGATGCTGGGCGAGTTCCCGGCCCATATCCGCGTCTACGATCTGCTTGTCGATGGTGAGGAGGATATCCGCCATCTGCCCTTCCAAGAGCGGCGCAAGCGTCTCGATGCCTTTCTGGGCCGGCTCGCCAGCATCCGCTTCGATCTCTCGCCGCTGATCTCCTTCGCCTCCTGGGAGAAACTGACCGCGGCCCGGGCCGATCCGGCCTCGGCCGGCGCTGGCGCCGATGCCGAAGCGGTCGAAGGCTGCATGATCAAGCGTCGCGATTCGCCTTATCTGCCCGGTCGCCCGAAGGGCTACTGGTGGAAATGGAAGCGCGACGCCCGCCTTGTCGACTGCGTGCTGATGTATGCCCAGCGCGGCCACGGCAAGCGTTCCTCCTTCTATTCCGATTATACCTTCGGCGTCTGGCGCCTCAGTGAGGACGGTGAGCTCGAGCTCGTCCCGGTCGGTAAGGCCTATTTCGGCTTCACCGACGAGGAATTGCTCGAGATCGACAAATATGTCCGCAAGAACACGCTGAACCGCTTCGGCCCGGTGCGGGAGGTGACGCATACGGCCGAGAGCGGGCTGGTCTTCGAAGTCGCCTTCGAGGGGCTGCAGCGTTCGACCCGGCACAAATCCGGCCTCGCCATGCGCTTCCCGCGCATCAACCGCATCCGCTGGGACAAGCCGCCGAACGAGGCCGACCATATCGAGGTGCTGGAAGCACTGTTGCCGACCAATGGCTGA
- a CDS encoding SGNH/GDSL hydrolase family protein, whose product MPMRAAMRFLAWPAIAVTLSVGAAAQAATFSCRETPIIQSHAVLTPLAQTVAQGRPLTILAIGSSSTEGIGASAKDRTYPARLQTLLAKAWPKSRIEIVNAGIGGETAPQTLARLETALAGRHFDLVIWQVGTNDAVKGGDIEAFREMVGKGIRLVKEAHTPLAILDPQFFPSVRDSERYKRFVAAVGDVARREVVPVFTRYETMREWHDSDADAFKAALWTDGFHMSDAGYDCLARDMANALVGMAAPARPVVAETR is encoded by the coding sequence ATGCCGATGCGTGCCGCGATGCGGTTCCTTGCCTGGCCTGCCATCGCCGTGACGCTTTCGGTTGGAGCCGCTGCCCAGGCAGCGACCTTCTCCTGCCGCGAGACGCCGATCATCCAGTCGCATGCGGTACTCACGCCGCTGGCCCAGACCGTCGCGCAGGGGCGCCCGCTCACCATCCTCGCCATCGGCTCCTCCTCGACCGAGGGGATCGGCGCCAGTGCCAAGGACAGGACCTATCCAGCGCGGCTGCAAACTTTGCTGGCCAAGGCCTGGCCGAAATCGCGGATCGAGATCGTCAATGCCGGCATCGGTGGCGAGACCGCGCCGCAGACGCTCGCGCGCCTCGAAACCGCCCTGGCGGGGCGCCATTTCGATCTGGTGATCTGGCAGGTCGGCACCAACGACGCCGTCAAGGGCGGCGACATCGAAGCCTTCCGCGAGATGGTCGGCAAGGGCATCCGGTTGGTGAAGGAGGCGCATACGCCGCTTGCCATCCTCGACCCGCAATTCTTTCCCTCGGTGCGCGACTCCGAGCGCTACAAGCGCTTCGTGGCGGCTGTCGGCGATGTGGCGCGGCGCGAGGTCGTGCCGGTCTTCACCCGCTACGAGACGATGCGGGAGTGGCATGACAGCGATGCCGACGCCTTCAAGGCGGCGCTCTGGACCGACGGCTTCCACATGAGCGATGCGGGCTATGACTGCCTCGCCCGCGACATGGCGAATGCGCTGGTCGGCATGGCAGCCCCTGCCCGCCCGGTCGTGGCGGAGACGCGCTGA
- a CDS encoding ligase-associated DNA damage response exonuclease, with product MTLARQSPRWRPAELLVPTPAGLYCPPADVHIDPVRSVPRALITHGHSDHARAGHGAVLATRETLAIMALRYGEGFTGTQQVAVPGEVIRIGEVDFTFVPAGHVLGSAQIAVESRSLRIVVSGDYKRERDPTCAPFEPVPCDIFITEATFGLPVFRHPPADGEVGKLLESVRLFPERTHIVGAYSLGKAQRVMALIREAGYERPIYIHGAVEKITEFYQEQGVPLGEIATVAGLDRKALGGEIVICPPSATQDLWARRFPDPVTAFASGWMRIRARARQKGVELPLVISDHADWDDLLATIREVRAGEIWVTHGEAEALVHWCGTAGLKAKPLHLVGYGDEGEAESEGEAADVPAA from the coding sequence ATGACACTGGCCAGACAAAGCCCGCGCTGGCGCCCCGCCGAACTGCTCGTGCCGACCCCGGCCGGGCTCTATTGCCCGCCTGCCGATGTCCATATCGATCCGGTGAGGTCAGTGCCGCGCGCGCTGATCACCCATGGCCATTCCGACCATGCGCGTGCCGGCCACGGCGCTGTTTTGGCGACGCGCGAGACGCTGGCCATCATGGCGCTGCGCTATGGTGAGGGTTTCACGGGTACGCAACAGGTGGCCGTGCCCGGCGAGGTCATTCGCATCGGCGAGGTCGATTTCACCTTCGTGCCGGCGGGGCATGTCCTTGGGTCGGCGCAGATCGCGGTCGAGAGCCGGTCCTTACGCATCGTCGTCTCAGGCGACTACAAGCGCGAGCGCGATCCGACCTGCGCACCCTTCGAGCCGGTGCCTTGCGACATCTTCATTACCGAGGCGACCTTCGGCCTGCCGGTCTTCCGCCATCCGCCGGCCGACGGCGAGGTTGGCAAGCTCCTGGAATCGGTCAGGCTCTTTCCGGAGCGCACGCATATCGTCGGCGCCTATTCGCTGGGCAAGGCGCAGCGCGTCATGGCGTTGATCCGCGAGGCCGGATACGAGCGGCCGATCTACATCCATGGCGCTGTCGAGAAGATCACGGAATTCTATCAGGAGCAGGGCGTCCCGCTCGGCGAGATCGCGACGGTCGCCGGCCTGGATCGCAAGGCGCTTGGCGGCGAGATCGTCATCTGCCCGCCGAGCGCAACGCAGGATCTCTGGGCGCGCCGCTTCCCCGACCCGGTCACCGCCTTCGCCTCCGGCTGGATGCGGATCAGGGCGCGGGCGCGCCAGAAGGGTGTCGAACTGCCGCTCGTCATCTCCGACCATGCCGATTGGGACGACCTGCTCGCGACGATCCGCGAGGTCCGGGCGGGAGAGATCTGGGTCACGCATGGCGAGGCCGAGGCGCTCGTCCATTGGTGCGGCACGGCGGGCCTCAAAGCCAAGCCGCTGCATCTCGTCGGCTATGGCGACGAGGGCGAGGCGGAGAGCGAAGGGGAGGCTGCCGATGTGCCCGCAGCCTGA
- a CDS encoding methyltransferase domain-containing protein, which yields MSETGKTTHHSSSGDPMLDRRYAWAEAAFKEGDAQAAVEILDQTLAQAYHFTAAWHLYGLAKEALGQKEDAATAWRQCLDLDPNDHFGARLDLARIGAMPAEEATSENFSGALFDGYAERFDSHLTEALHYNAPALLKDALRRCCDNAGRPFRFGVVYDLGCGTGLMGEAIRAESGFLAGCDLSPRMVARAQAKSRGDGTPLYDKLAVAGLTAFLTSRPDQSADLVIAADVFAYLGELRPSFAQSARVLKAGGLFAFTVQSHEGEGVVVGADRRFAHAESWLRQRLDEAGLSPILIEPASTRQDRGVPVPGLLVVAEKH from the coding sequence ATGAGCGAGACGGGCAAGACCACGCATCATTCCAGTTCCGGCGACCCCATGCTCGACCGACGCTACGCCTGGGCGGAAGCCGCGTTCAAGGAGGGCGATGCGCAGGCCGCCGTCGAGATCCTCGACCAGACGCTCGCCCAAGCCTATCATTTCACCGCCGCCTGGCATCTCTACGGCCTCGCCAAGGAAGCGCTCGGCCAGAAGGAGGATGCCGCGACCGCCTGGCGGCAATGCCTCGACCTCGACCCCAACGACCATTTCGGCGCACGGCTCGACCTTGCCCGGATCGGTGCCATGCCGGCCGAGGAGGCGACCTCGGAGAACTTCTCCGGCGCGCTCTTCGACGGTTACGCCGAACGCTTCGACAGCCATCTGACCGAGGCCCTGCATTACAATGCCCCCGCCCTGCTGAAGGATGCGCTGAGGCGCTGCTGTGACAACGCCGGGCGGCCGTTCCGGTTCGGTGTGGTCTACGACCTCGGCTGCGGCACCGGGCTGATGGGCGAGGCGATCCGTGCCGAGAGCGGCTTCCTTGCCGGCTGCGATCTCTCGCCACGGATGGTCGCGCGGGCGCAGGCGAAGTCGCGCGGCGACGGCACGCCGCTCTACGACAAGCTCGCCGTCGCCGGTTTGACAGCCTTCCTGACAAGCCGCCCCGACCAGTCGGCGGATCTGGTGATCGCGGCCGACGTCTTCGCCTATCTCGGCGAGCTGCGGCCGAGCTTCGCCCAGAGCGCGCGGGTCCTCAAAGCCGGCGGCCTCTTCGCCTTCACGGTGCAGAGCCATGAGGGCGAGGGCGTGGTGGTGGGAGCGGATCGGCGGTTCGCGCATGCGGAGAGTTGGCTGAGGCAGAGATTGGACGAGGCTGGTCTCTCCCCGATACTGATCGAACCCGCCAGCACGCGGCAGGATCGCGGCGTGCCCGTGCCGGGTCTGCTGGTCGTGGCGGAAAAGCACTGA